In bacterium, one genomic interval encodes:
- a CDS encoding HIT domain-containing protein, producing the protein MNSILSPWRFDYVTGATQKGGCVFCLAIENTDHPDSLIIHQAKHNFVLLNRYPYNNGHMMIAPYKHLSNPVEVEPEILEEMMGLFQRGIQALRAVYRPDGFNMGMNLGKCAGAGIEEHYHLHLVPRWNGDTSFMSTLAETRVIPEDFSITLTKLRPLF; encoded by the coding sequence ATGAATTCTATTCTATCTCCCTGGAGATTTGACTACGTGACTGGTGCCACTCAAAAAGGCGGCTGTGTATTCTGTCTTGCGATTGAAAATACGGATCATCCGGATTCACTGATCATTCATCAGGCTAAACATAATTTCGTACTCCTGAACCGTTATCCCTACAATAACGGACACATGATGATTGCGCCTTACAAGCATCTTTCGAATCCGGTGGAAGTAGAACCTGAAATTCTGGAAGAGATGATGGGTTTGTTTCAACGCGGTATTCAAGCGCTTCGTGCGGTGTACAGACCGGACGGTTTCAATATGGGAATGAACCTGGGAAAGTGCGCCGGCGCCGGCATAGAGGAGCATTATCATTTGCATCTCGTCCCTCGCTGGAATGGTGACACCAGTTTTATGTCTACTCTGGCTGAAACCCGCGTAATCCCCGAGGACTTCTCCATCACTCTCACCAAATTGCGACCACTTTTTTAA
- a CDS encoding integration host factor subunit beta, with amino-acid sequence MTKADLISEVSRIAELSKKDAENIVNVFLDRIVDALKDGEKIELRGFGSFKLRRRNSRIGRNPRTSEAVQVPAKKVPYFKPGKDLKKLINKANV; translated from the coding sequence ATGACCAAAGCGGACTTGATCTCGGAAGTTTCTAGAATCGCCGAATTATCCAAGAAAGACGCGGAAAATATTGTGAACGTTTTTCTGGATCGTATCGTAGATGCGCTCAAAGATGGCGAAAAAATTGAGTTGCGGGGGTTCGGTTCTTTCAAGCTGCGCCGCCGCAACAGCCGGATCGGCCGCAATCCCAGGACCAGCGAAGCTGTTCAGGTTCCTGCAAAGAAAGTTCCTTATTTTAAACCGGGAAAGGATCTGAAAAAGCTCATTAATAAAGCAAACGTTTAA